Proteins encoded in a region of the Scatophagus argus isolate fScaArg1 chromosome 1, fScaArg1.pri, whole genome shotgun sequence genome:
- the lgr4 gene encoding leucine-rich repeat-containing G-protein coupled receptor 4 isoform X2, whose protein sequence is MNNITELPAYVFKHFPYLEELRLAGNDLSFIHPEALSGLHQLKVLMLQNNQLKSVPSAALKNLHSLQSLRLDANHITAVPDNSFESLQQLRHLWLDDNNLTEVPIGSLRHQANLQALTLALNRISFIPDNAFANLTSLVVLHLHNNRIKEIGDNCFAGLVNLETLDLNFNNLMVFPKAIETLPKLKELGFHSNDIASIPEGAFHNNPLLRTIHLYDNPLSFVGASAFQNLSDLHSLMLRGASMMQDFPILTWTNNLESLTLSGTKISSIPADLCEDLKLLRTLDLSYNEIKELPALQGCVRLQEISFQHNRIQQIDRDTFQGLSALRLLDLSRNEIRIIHRDAFLTLTALTNLDLSMNSLTAIPTAGLSALSQLKLSGNPQMKNVLNAKNLPKLRSISVPYAYQCCAFVGCDSAASSAEENDFKKSAGGEDVERISMIMHCSPSPGAFKPCEHLLGNWMIRLTVWFICLVSLVFNSLVLVATFSPTQRAAGHSHSLTPSLSPARLLMGLLALANLLTGLYVGVLTVLDVATWGSFADFGVWWEMGPGCQITGALAVFSSEWAILLLSLAAVERSVAVRTILGKVMMSPRRNGGSRRGCWRGDRRFSLAAGLLGLLAAAAACLPLLTSNNQSTSPLCLPFAGGESPALSVTVVLVLLNALAYLFTAAVYTQLYCQLGRVELADPEQTGALRHVAWLIFTNCIFFCPVAAFSFAPLLTGSSAGGPEIAKSVTLIFFPLPACLNPVLYVFFSPAFREDWLRLRGCGDLSREVKAGAESHGDDGGGGSELTDGGSSTHLGFDCGVYSQLCGETVVCEQCEAALHARTCSSPSSSTVCRHLVKSHSCPTLLAGAAVCQRAEGFWADSGTPSAQSEYADEGDSFVSDSSDQVQACGRACFCQSKGLPLVHYSYNIPRVKD, encoded by the exons ATGAACAACATCACTGAGCTCCCAGCATATGTATTCAAGCACTTCCCCTATCTGGAAGAACT ACGACTTGCGGGGAATGACCTGTCATTCATCCACCCTGAAGCCTTGTCTGGACTCCATCAGCTCAAAGTCCT GATGCTCCAGAATAACCAGCTGAAAAGTGTGCCCAGTGCAGCCCTGAAGAACCTTCATTCCCTCCAGTCACT TCGCCTGGATGCAAACCATATTACCGCTGTTCCAGACAACAGTTTTGAAAGCCTGCAGCAGCTGCGCCACCTCTGGCTGGATGATAACAACCTGACGGAGGTTCCAATCGGTTCCCTGAGACACCAAGCAAACCTTCAGGCTCTAACGCTGGCGCTGAACCGCATCTCATTCATACCAGACAACGCCTTTGCAAACCTCACAAGTCTAGTTGTGCT GCACCTTCACAACAACAGAATTAAGGAGATTGGAGACAACTGTTTTGCTGGACTCGTGAACCTGGAGACACT AGATCTTAACTTCAACAATCTGATGGTTTTTCCTAAAGCGATAGAGACCCTGCCCAAACTCAAGGAACT GGGGTTTCACAGCAACGATATTGCTTCCATACCTGAAGGGGCCTTCCATAACAACCCCCTGCTCCGAACCAT ACATCTTTATGACAACCCCCTATCCTTTGTGGGTGCTTCAGCTTTCCAGAATCTGTCTGACCTGCACTCCCT catgtTGCGAGGGGCCAGCATGATGCAGGACTTCCCCATCCTTACGTGGACGAATAACCTTGAGAGTCT GACCCTGTCAGGAACCAAGATATCGTCCATCCCCGCTGATCTTTGTGAGGATCTCAAGTTGCTTCGGACGCT AGACCTGTCCTACAATGAGATCAAGGAGCTACCAGCCCTCCAGGGCTGCGTCCGACTGCAGGAGAT AAGCTTTCAGCACAACCGTATCCAGCAAATTGACAGGGACACTTTCCAAGGTCTCTCTGCTCTCCGTTTACT AGACCTGAGTAGAAATGAAATCCGAATTATCCACAGAGACGCTTTCCTCACCCTCACTGCACTCACCAACCT AGACCTGAGTATGAACTCTCTGACTGCGATCCCAACGGCTGGACTGAGCGCGCTCAGTCAGTTGAAACTCTCAGGGAACccacagatgaaaaatgtgctGAATGCAAAAAACCTGCCCAAACTCAG gtCCATCTCTGTCCCTTATGCGTACCAGTGCTGTGCATTTGTCGGATGTGATTCAGCTGCGAGTTCTGCAGAGGAAAATGACTTCAAGAAATCTGCAG GCGGAGAGGATGTGGAAAGAATTTCGATGATTATGCATTGTTCTCCTTCACCTG GAGCGTTTAAGCCCTGCGAGCATCTGCTGGGTAACTGGATGATTCGTCTGACCGTCTGGTTCATCTGCCTGGTGTCCCTGGTGTTTAACAGCCTGGTGCTGGTGGCCACCTTCTCCCCCACACAGCGAGCGGCAGGCCATTCTCACTCCCTCACCCCGTCGCTGTCTCCAGCCAGGCTGCTAATGGGGCTTCTGGCCCTGGCCAACCTGCTCACAGGCCTGTATGTTGGCGTGCTGACCGTGCTTGACGTTGCTACCTGGGGCTCCTTCGCCGACTTTGGCGTGTGGTGGGAGATGGGGCCTGGCTGTCAGATCACAGGAGCTCTGGCCGTCTTCTCGTCAGAATGGGCCATCTTGTTGCTCTCACTGGCAGCCGTGGAACGCAGCGTGGCCGTGCGGACGATTCTCGGGAAGGTGATGATGTCGCCCAGGAGGAATGGCGGCAGCCGTCGAGGATGCTGGAGAGGAGATCGACGCTTCAGCCTGGCTGCAGGACTGTTGGggctgcttgctgctgctgcagcctgcttGCCTCTCCTGACCTCCAACAACCAGTCGACGTCTCCCCTGTGCCTGCCCTTCGCTGGTGGTGAAAGCCCAGCTCTGAGTGTTACAGTCGTTCTGGTGCTGCTCAACGCGCTGGCTTAccttttcactgcagctgtgtACACCCAGCTGTACTGCCAGCTGGGCAGAGTTGAGCTGGCAGATCCAGAGCAGACCGGCGCCCTGAGACACGTAGCCTGGCTCATCTTCACCAACTGTATCTTCTTCTGTCCTGTGGCAGCTTTCTCCTTTGCCCCTCTCTTAACAGGCTCCTCAGCTGGCGGCCCAGAGATTGCCAAGTCTGTCACCCTCATTTTCTTCCCACTGCCTGCATGCCTGAACCCAGTGCTGTACGTGTTCTTTAGTCCAGCTTTCAGGGAGGACTGGCTGAGACTGCGCGGCTGCGGAGATTTGAGCAGAGAGGTGAAGGCTGGTGCCGAAAGTCATGGAGACGATGGTGGCGGTGGGTCGGAGCTAACAGATGGAGGCTCCTCCACCCACTTGGGCTTTGACTGTGGGGTTTACTCGCAGCTTTGTGGAGAGACAGTTGTATGCGAACAGTGCGAGGCAGCGCTGCATGCCAGGACCTGCTCTTCTCCCTCATCCTCCACAGTCTGTAGACACTTGGTGAAGTCTCACAGCTGTCCCACCCTCCTGGCGGGAGCTGCAGTGTGCCAGCGCGCCGAGGGGTTTTGGGCAGACAGCGGCACACCCTCCGCTCAGTCTGAGTACGCAGATGAGGGGGACTCGTTTGTGTCAGACAGCTCGGACCAGGTTCAGGCCTGCGGCAGAGCCTGCTTTTGTCAGAGCAAAGGTCTTCCCCTGGTACACTACTCATACAACATACCTCGAGTCAAGGACTAA
- the lgr4 gene encoding leucine-rich repeat-containing G-protein coupled receptor 4 isoform X3, translating to MLQNNQLKSVPSAALKNLHSLQSLRLDANHITAVPDNSFESLQQLRHLWLDDNNLTEVPIGSLRHQANLQALTLALNRISFIPDNAFANLTSLVVLHLHNNRIKEIGDNCFAGLVNLETLDLNFNNLMVFPKAIETLPKLKELGFHSNDIASIPEGAFHNNPLLRTIHLYDNPLSFVGASAFQNLSDLHSLMLRGASMMQDFPILTWTNNLESLTLSGTKISSIPADLCEDLKLLRTLDLSYNEIKELPALQGCVRLQEISFQHNRIQQIDRDTFQGLSALRLLDLSRNEIRIIHRDAFLTLTALTNLDLSMNSLTAIPTAGLSALSQLKLSGNPQMKNVLNAKNLPKLRSISVPYAYQCCAFVGCDSAASSAEENDFKKSAGGEDVERISMIMHCSPSPGAFKPCEHLLGNWMIRLTVWFICLVSLVFNSLVLVATFSPTQRAAGHSHSLTPSLSPARLLMGLLALANLLTGLYVGVLTVLDVATWGSFADFGVWWEMGPGCQITGALAVFSSEWAILLLSLAAVERSVAVRTILGKVMMSPRRNGGSRRGCWRGDRRFSLAAGLLGLLAAAAACLPLLTSNNQSTSPLCLPFAGGESPALSVTVVLVLLNALAYLFTAAVYTQLYCQLGRVELADPEQTGALRHVAWLIFTNCIFFCPVAAFSFAPLLTGSSAGGPEIAKSVTLIFFPLPACLNPVLYVFFSPAFREDWLRLRGCGDLSREVKAGAESHGDDGGGGSELTDGGSSTHLGFDCGVYSQLCGETVVCEQCEAALHARTCSSPSSSTVCRHLVKSHSCPTLLAGAAVCQRAEGFWADSGTPSAQSEYADEGDSFVSDSSDQVQACGRACFCQSKGLPLVHYSYNIPRVKD from the exons ATGCTCCAGAATAACCAGCTGAAAAGTGTGCCCAGTGCAGCCCTGAAGAACCTTCATTCCCTCCAGTCACT TCGCCTGGATGCAAACCATATTACCGCTGTTCCAGACAACAGTTTTGAAAGCCTGCAGCAGCTGCGCCACCTCTGGCTGGATGATAACAACCTGACGGAGGTTCCAATCGGTTCCCTGAGACACCAAGCAAACCTTCAGGCTCTAACGCTGGCGCTGAACCGCATCTCATTCATACCAGACAACGCCTTTGCAAACCTCACAAGTCTAGTTGTGCT GCACCTTCACAACAACAGAATTAAGGAGATTGGAGACAACTGTTTTGCTGGACTCGTGAACCTGGAGACACT AGATCTTAACTTCAACAATCTGATGGTTTTTCCTAAAGCGATAGAGACCCTGCCCAAACTCAAGGAACT GGGGTTTCACAGCAACGATATTGCTTCCATACCTGAAGGGGCCTTCCATAACAACCCCCTGCTCCGAACCAT ACATCTTTATGACAACCCCCTATCCTTTGTGGGTGCTTCAGCTTTCCAGAATCTGTCTGACCTGCACTCCCT catgtTGCGAGGGGCCAGCATGATGCAGGACTTCCCCATCCTTACGTGGACGAATAACCTTGAGAGTCT GACCCTGTCAGGAACCAAGATATCGTCCATCCCCGCTGATCTTTGTGAGGATCTCAAGTTGCTTCGGACGCT AGACCTGTCCTACAATGAGATCAAGGAGCTACCAGCCCTCCAGGGCTGCGTCCGACTGCAGGAGAT AAGCTTTCAGCACAACCGTATCCAGCAAATTGACAGGGACACTTTCCAAGGTCTCTCTGCTCTCCGTTTACT AGACCTGAGTAGAAATGAAATCCGAATTATCCACAGAGACGCTTTCCTCACCCTCACTGCACTCACCAACCT AGACCTGAGTATGAACTCTCTGACTGCGATCCCAACGGCTGGACTGAGCGCGCTCAGTCAGTTGAAACTCTCAGGGAACccacagatgaaaaatgtgctGAATGCAAAAAACCTGCCCAAACTCAG gtCCATCTCTGTCCCTTATGCGTACCAGTGCTGTGCATTTGTCGGATGTGATTCAGCTGCGAGTTCTGCAGAGGAAAATGACTTCAAGAAATCTGCAG GCGGAGAGGATGTGGAAAGAATTTCGATGATTATGCATTGTTCTCCTTCACCTG GAGCGTTTAAGCCCTGCGAGCATCTGCTGGGTAACTGGATGATTCGTCTGACCGTCTGGTTCATCTGCCTGGTGTCCCTGGTGTTTAACAGCCTGGTGCTGGTGGCCACCTTCTCCCCCACACAGCGAGCGGCAGGCCATTCTCACTCCCTCACCCCGTCGCTGTCTCCAGCCAGGCTGCTAATGGGGCTTCTGGCCCTGGCCAACCTGCTCACAGGCCTGTATGTTGGCGTGCTGACCGTGCTTGACGTTGCTACCTGGGGCTCCTTCGCCGACTTTGGCGTGTGGTGGGAGATGGGGCCTGGCTGTCAGATCACAGGAGCTCTGGCCGTCTTCTCGTCAGAATGGGCCATCTTGTTGCTCTCACTGGCAGCCGTGGAACGCAGCGTGGCCGTGCGGACGATTCTCGGGAAGGTGATGATGTCGCCCAGGAGGAATGGCGGCAGCCGTCGAGGATGCTGGAGAGGAGATCGACGCTTCAGCCTGGCTGCAGGACTGTTGGggctgcttgctgctgctgcagcctgcttGCCTCTCCTGACCTCCAACAACCAGTCGACGTCTCCCCTGTGCCTGCCCTTCGCTGGTGGTGAAAGCCCAGCTCTGAGTGTTACAGTCGTTCTGGTGCTGCTCAACGCGCTGGCTTAccttttcactgcagctgtgtACACCCAGCTGTACTGCCAGCTGGGCAGAGTTGAGCTGGCAGATCCAGAGCAGACCGGCGCCCTGAGACACGTAGCCTGGCTCATCTTCACCAACTGTATCTTCTTCTGTCCTGTGGCAGCTTTCTCCTTTGCCCCTCTCTTAACAGGCTCCTCAGCTGGCGGCCCAGAGATTGCCAAGTCTGTCACCCTCATTTTCTTCCCACTGCCTGCATGCCTGAACCCAGTGCTGTACGTGTTCTTTAGTCCAGCTTTCAGGGAGGACTGGCTGAGACTGCGCGGCTGCGGAGATTTGAGCAGAGAGGTGAAGGCTGGTGCCGAAAGTCATGGAGACGATGGTGGCGGTGGGTCGGAGCTAACAGATGGAGGCTCCTCCACCCACTTGGGCTTTGACTGTGGGGTTTACTCGCAGCTTTGTGGAGAGACAGTTGTATGCGAACAGTGCGAGGCAGCGCTGCATGCCAGGACCTGCTCTTCTCCCTCATCCTCCACAGTCTGTAGACACTTGGTGAAGTCTCACAGCTGTCCCACCCTCCTGGCGGGAGCTGCAGTGTGCCAGCGCGCCGAGGGGTTTTGGGCAGACAGCGGCACACCCTCCGCTCAGTCTGAGTACGCAGATGAGGGGGACTCGTTTGTGTCAGACAGCTCGGACCAGGTTCAGGCCTGCGGCAGAGCCTGCTTTTGTCAGAGCAAAGGTCTTCCCCTGGTACACTACTCATACAACATACCTCGAGTCAAGGACTAA
- the lgr4 gene encoding leucine-rich repeat-containing G-protein coupled receptor 4 isoform X1 — protein sequence MRVDLFWICLWCFLRPGATGQGQSTAVCSPSCSCDEDGGADCSGRGLTTVPAGLSAFTYYLDLSMNNITELPAYVFKHFPYLEELRLAGNDLSFIHPEALSGLHQLKVLMLQNNQLKSVPSAALKNLHSLQSLRLDANHITAVPDNSFESLQQLRHLWLDDNNLTEVPIGSLRHQANLQALTLALNRISFIPDNAFANLTSLVVLHLHNNRIKEIGDNCFAGLVNLETLDLNFNNLMVFPKAIETLPKLKELGFHSNDIASIPEGAFHNNPLLRTIHLYDNPLSFVGASAFQNLSDLHSLMLRGASMMQDFPILTWTNNLESLTLSGTKISSIPADLCEDLKLLRTLDLSYNEIKELPALQGCVRLQEISFQHNRIQQIDRDTFQGLSALRLLDLSRNEIRIIHRDAFLTLTALTNLDLSMNSLTAIPTAGLSALSQLKLSGNPQMKNVLNAKNLPKLRSISVPYAYQCCAFVGCDSAASSAEENDFKKSAGGEDVERISMIMHCSPSPGAFKPCEHLLGNWMIRLTVWFICLVSLVFNSLVLVATFSPTQRAAGHSHSLTPSLSPARLLMGLLALANLLTGLYVGVLTVLDVATWGSFADFGVWWEMGPGCQITGALAVFSSEWAILLLSLAAVERSVAVRTILGKVMMSPRRNGGSRRGCWRGDRRFSLAAGLLGLLAAAAACLPLLTSNNQSTSPLCLPFAGGESPALSVTVVLVLLNALAYLFTAAVYTQLYCQLGRVELADPEQTGALRHVAWLIFTNCIFFCPVAAFSFAPLLTGSSAGGPEIAKSVTLIFFPLPACLNPVLYVFFSPAFREDWLRLRGCGDLSREVKAGAESHGDDGGGGSELTDGGSSTHLGFDCGVYSQLCGETVVCEQCEAALHARTCSSPSSSTVCRHLVKSHSCPTLLAGAAVCQRAEGFWADSGTPSAQSEYADEGDSFVSDSSDQVQACGRACFCQSKGLPLVHYSYNIPRVKD from the exons TGACCTGAGCATGAACAACATCACTGAGCTCCCAGCATATGTATTCAAGCACTTCCCCTATCTGGAAGAACT ACGACTTGCGGGGAATGACCTGTCATTCATCCACCCTGAAGCCTTGTCTGGACTCCATCAGCTCAAAGTCCT GATGCTCCAGAATAACCAGCTGAAAAGTGTGCCCAGTGCAGCCCTGAAGAACCTTCATTCCCTCCAGTCACT TCGCCTGGATGCAAACCATATTACCGCTGTTCCAGACAACAGTTTTGAAAGCCTGCAGCAGCTGCGCCACCTCTGGCTGGATGATAACAACCTGACGGAGGTTCCAATCGGTTCCCTGAGACACCAAGCAAACCTTCAGGCTCTAACGCTGGCGCTGAACCGCATCTCATTCATACCAGACAACGCCTTTGCAAACCTCACAAGTCTAGTTGTGCT GCACCTTCACAACAACAGAATTAAGGAGATTGGAGACAACTGTTTTGCTGGACTCGTGAACCTGGAGACACT AGATCTTAACTTCAACAATCTGATGGTTTTTCCTAAAGCGATAGAGACCCTGCCCAAACTCAAGGAACT GGGGTTTCACAGCAACGATATTGCTTCCATACCTGAAGGGGCCTTCCATAACAACCCCCTGCTCCGAACCAT ACATCTTTATGACAACCCCCTATCCTTTGTGGGTGCTTCAGCTTTCCAGAATCTGTCTGACCTGCACTCCCT catgtTGCGAGGGGCCAGCATGATGCAGGACTTCCCCATCCTTACGTGGACGAATAACCTTGAGAGTCT GACCCTGTCAGGAACCAAGATATCGTCCATCCCCGCTGATCTTTGTGAGGATCTCAAGTTGCTTCGGACGCT AGACCTGTCCTACAATGAGATCAAGGAGCTACCAGCCCTCCAGGGCTGCGTCCGACTGCAGGAGAT AAGCTTTCAGCACAACCGTATCCAGCAAATTGACAGGGACACTTTCCAAGGTCTCTCTGCTCTCCGTTTACT AGACCTGAGTAGAAATGAAATCCGAATTATCCACAGAGACGCTTTCCTCACCCTCACTGCACTCACCAACCT AGACCTGAGTATGAACTCTCTGACTGCGATCCCAACGGCTGGACTGAGCGCGCTCAGTCAGTTGAAACTCTCAGGGAACccacagatgaaaaatgtgctGAATGCAAAAAACCTGCCCAAACTCAG gtCCATCTCTGTCCCTTATGCGTACCAGTGCTGTGCATTTGTCGGATGTGATTCAGCTGCGAGTTCTGCAGAGGAAAATGACTTCAAGAAATCTGCAG GCGGAGAGGATGTGGAAAGAATTTCGATGATTATGCATTGTTCTCCTTCACCTG GAGCGTTTAAGCCCTGCGAGCATCTGCTGGGTAACTGGATGATTCGTCTGACCGTCTGGTTCATCTGCCTGGTGTCCCTGGTGTTTAACAGCCTGGTGCTGGTGGCCACCTTCTCCCCCACACAGCGAGCGGCAGGCCATTCTCACTCCCTCACCCCGTCGCTGTCTCCAGCCAGGCTGCTAATGGGGCTTCTGGCCCTGGCCAACCTGCTCACAGGCCTGTATGTTGGCGTGCTGACCGTGCTTGACGTTGCTACCTGGGGCTCCTTCGCCGACTTTGGCGTGTGGTGGGAGATGGGGCCTGGCTGTCAGATCACAGGAGCTCTGGCCGTCTTCTCGTCAGAATGGGCCATCTTGTTGCTCTCACTGGCAGCCGTGGAACGCAGCGTGGCCGTGCGGACGATTCTCGGGAAGGTGATGATGTCGCCCAGGAGGAATGGCGGCAGCCGTCGAGGATGCTGGAGAGGAGATCGACGCTTCAGCCTGGCTGCAGGACTGTTGGggctgcttgctgctgctgcagcctgcttGCCTCTCCTGACCTCCAACAACCAGTCGACGTCTCCCCTGTGCCTGCCCTTCGCTGGTGGTGAAAGCCCAGCTCTGAGTGTTACAGTCGTTCTGGTGCTGCTCAACGCGCTGGCTTAccttttcactgcagctgtgtACACCCAGCTGTACTGCCAGCTGGGCAGAGTTGAGCTGGCAGATCCAGAGCAGACCGGCGCCCTGAGACACGTAGCCTGGCTCATCTTCACCAACTGTATCTTCTTCTGTCCTGTGGCAGCTTTCTCCTTTGCCCCTCTCTTAACAGGCTCCTCAGCTGGCGGCCCAGAGATTGCCAAGTCTGTCACCCTCATTTTCTTCCCACTGCCTGCATGCCTGAACCCAGTGCTGTACGTGTTCTTTAGTCCAGCTTTCAGGGAGGACTGGCTGAGACTGCGCGGCTGCGGAGATTTGAGCAGAGAGGTGAAGGCTGGTGCCGAAAGTCATGGAGACGATGGTGGCGGTGGGTCGGAGCTAACAGATGGAGGCTCCTCCACCCACTTGGGCTTTGACTGTGGGGTTTACTCGCAGCTTTGTGGAGAGACAGTTGTATGCGAACAGTGCGAGGCAGCGCTGCATGCCAGGACCTGCTCTTCTCCCTCATCCTCCACAGTCTGTAGACACTTGGTGAAGTCTCACAGCTGTCCCACCCTCCTGGCGGGAGCTGCAGTGTGCCAGCGCGCCGAGGGGTTTTGGGCAGACAGCGGCACACCCTCCGCTCAGTCTGAGTACGCAGATGAGGGGGACTCGTTTGTGTCAGACAGCTCGGACCAGGTTCAGGCCTGCGGCAGAGCCTGCTTTTGTCAGAGCAAAGGTCTTCCCCTGGTACACTACTCATACAACATACCTCGAGTCAAGGACTAA